One part of the Gammaproteobacteria bacterium genome encodes these proteins:
- the glmS gene encoding L-glutamine--D-fructose-6-phosphate aminotransferase, whose amino-acid sequence MCGIVGAAAERDVVAILIEGLKRLEYRGYDSAGVAIQNAAGQLERTRTTGKVRELEASLAVNPLRGTLGIAHTRWATHGRPVDYNAHPHISRDSVAVVHNGIIENHEVLRTRLQGLGYEFTSDTDTEVAAHLIHYHRLHSSDLCTAVRAAASELKGAYALGVIATTDPGRLVAARLGSPLVIGIGIGEHFIASDVAALLPVTKRFVFLEDGDVADLSRTSCVFYDRTGHIVQRPIKESELTSDAVERGEFRHYMLKEIHEQTRAITDTLEGRLSGQRILEDIFGPLARDIFNETKAVQIIACGTSYHAGVVARYWIESIVGIPCSVEVASEFRYRRSVVSPGTLVVCISQSGETADTLAALQETKRLGYAHSLAICNVPESSLVREAELTLMTRAGPEIGVASTKAFTCQLVALLLLTIALGRHKGLNEEQEAELVTELLAVPSLVEKALGLDETIRELAERFTDKHHALFLGRGTQYPVAMEGALKLKEISYIHAEAYPAGELKHGPLALVDADMPVVAVAPNNELLEKLRSNLQEVRARGGQLYVFADVESRFHDTSGMHVINLPSVGDITAPIVYTIPLQLLAYHVAVLKGTDVDQPRNLAKSVTVE is encoded by the coding sequence ATGTGTGGAATCGTTGGTGCCGCTGCCGAGCGTGATGTTGTTGCCATCCTAATCGAAGGTCTCAAGCGATTGGAATATCGTGGCTATGACTCCGCAGGCGTTGCTATTCAGAATGCCGCCGGTCAATTAGAGCGGACTCGTACCACCGGTAAGGTGCGTGAGTTGGAGGCGAGTCTTGCCGTTAATCCGCTACGTGGCACTCTTGGTATTGCCCATACACGCTGGGCCACGCATGGTCGCCCTGTTGATTATAATGCCCACCCTCATATCTCTCGGGACAGTGTGGCGGTAGTCCACAACGGTATTATCGAGAATCATGAGGTCCTGCGTACCCGCCTCCAAGGCCTTGGTTACGAGTTTACCTCCGACACGGATACGGAGGTCGCTGCTCACCTTATCCATTATCATCGCCTTCATTCCTCCGACTTGTGTACTGCGGTGCGTGCTGCAGCCAGTGAATTGAAGGGGGCTTATGCGTTAGGAGTGATTGCCACGACCGATCCTGGTCGGTTGGTAGCTGCACGTTTGGGCAGTCCTTTGGTAATTGGTATAGGGATTGGTGAACATTTTATCGCCTCGGACGTGGCTGCCTTATTGCCGGTTACCAAGCGTTTTGTCTTTTTGGAGGATGGGGATGTTGCGGATCTTTCCCGAACCAGTTGCGTCTTTTATGACCGTACTGGTCATATAGTTCAGCGTCCGATTAAGGAAAGCGAGCTAACCAGTGATGCTGTAGAGCGGGGAGAGTTCAGACATTACATGTTGAAGGAGATCCATGAACAGACCCGGGCGATTACCGACACGCTGGAAGGTCGCCTGAGTGGTCAGCGGATTCTGGAGGATATTTTCGGTCCACTTGCGCGGGATATTTTTAATGAAACCAAGGCAGTACAGATCATTGCCTGTGGTACGAGTTATCACGCTGGGGTAGTTGCGCGCTATTGGATTGAGTCTATCGTAGGAATTCCTTGCAGTGTGGAGGTAGCGAGCGAATTTCGTTATCGTCGTTCGGTAGTGTCGCCGGGTACGTTGGTCGTGTGTATTTCCCAAAGTGGTGAGACGGCCGATACCTTGGCCGCTCTTCAGGAGACCAAACGTCTTGGTTATGCCCATTCTCTTGCGATCTGCAACGTTCCTGAAAGTTCTCTTGTTCGTGAAGCAGAATTAACGCTGATGACACGGGCGGGTCCCGAGATTGGTGTAGCCTCTACCAAAGCCTTTACCTGTCAATTGGTCGCATTGTTATTACTGACCATTGCTTTAGGACGACATAAAGGTCTTAACGAAGAGCAAGAAGCTGAGCTGGTAACGGAGTTACTCGCTGTGCCATCCTTAGTGGAAAAGGCCTTGGGGTTGGATGAGACCATCCGCGAATTGGCCGAGCGTTTTACTGATAAGCATCACGCTCTGTTCTTGGGACGTGGTACTCAATATCCAGTTGCCATGGAAGGGGCGCTCAAACTTAAAGAGATCTCCTATATCCATGCGGAGGCGTATCCGGCGGGAGAACTCAAGCACGGGCCGCTCGCCCTCGTTGATGCGGATATGCCGGTGGTAGCTGTTGCCCCCAACAATGAGTTATTGGAAAAGCTTAGATCCAATCTGCAAGAGGTGCGCGCTCGGGGCGGACAACTCTATGTTTTCGCCGATGTCGAATCGCGTTTCCACGATACTTCTGGGATGCATGTCATCAATCTTCCCAGCGTAGGTGATATAACTGCCCCGATTGTCTATACCATACCCCTGCAACTTTTGGCCTACCATGTGGCGGTGCTAAAGGGTACCGATGTAGACCAGCCACGCAATTTGGCTAAGTCGGTGACGGTGGAGTAG
- the ligA gene encoding DNA ligase has product MSLALSEIPAVVIERIHELRVRIDHHNYLYHVLDSPEISDAEYDRLMGELLALEQAHPELVTPDSPTQRVGAAPLAVLGQVQHTLPMLSLDNAFTEEDLYDFDRRVRERLGITHDTHSIEYAAEPKLDGLAVSILYENGVLTRAATRGDGSTGEDITHNVRTIATVPLHLRGEGWPTVLEVRGEVYMPRAGFEDFNRRARERGEKTLVNPRNAAAGSLRQLDSRSAAQRPLTMVCHGVGRVGKGRDGAEHWELPTHHHAVMEAFREWGLRVSPELSVVLGTGGCLAYYRAMLERRTDLGYDIDGVVFKVNDLALQRRLGFVSRAPRWAIAHKFPAQEELTVVEEIEVQVGRTGALTPVARLRPVFVGGVTVTNATLHNEDEIHRKEVRVGDTVIVRRAGDVIPEVVAVVREYRPKQSVPFVFPTHCPVCGAQASRLEGEAVARCSGGLFCPAQRIAALRHFASRRALDIEGLGEKLIEQLVEKELVHTVADLYHLTTEQLVDLERMGEKSAQNLVEALAHSKNTTLPRFLYALGIREVGEATATALARHFGNLAAIMAADAETLQQVSDVGPVVAREVVTFCGQEHNREVIERLQAVGVTWPVLLAEATPTPLVGRTFVLTGTLAAMTRDEAKARLQALGAKVAGSVSSKTNYVVAGEEAGSKLDKARALGVTVMAEKDLLALFENEVLPS; this is encoded by the coding sequence ATGTCCCTCGCCCTTTCCGAAATTCCCGCCGTAGTTATCGAGCGCATCCACGAATTGCGCGTCCGAATCGATCATCATAATTATCTTTATCACGTCCTCGATAGTCCCGAGATCTCGGATGCCGAATATGATCGGCTGATGGGAGAATTGTTGGCGTTGGAGCAGGCCCATCCTGAATTGGTAACGCCGGACTCGCCCACTCAACGGGTGGGGGCGGCGCCTCTGGCGGTGTTGGGACAGGTTCAGCACACTTTGCCCATGTTGTCTCTGGATAACGCCTTTACCGAGGAAGACCTGTATGACTTCGATCGGCGGGTGCGGGAGCGGCTGGGAATCACCCACGATACCCATAGCATCGAATATGCGGCGGAACCCAAACTCGATGGGTTGGCGGTGAGCATCCTCTATGAGAACGGGGTATTGACCCGAGCGGCTACACGAGGGGATGGTTCTACCGGTGAAGACATTACTCACAATGTACGCACCATCGCCACGGTACCGTTGCACCTGCGCGGGGAGGGGTGGCCCACAGTGTTGGAGGTGCGCGGTGAGGTCTATATGCCACGAGCGGGATTCGAGGACTTTAATCGGCGAGCCCGTGAGCGCGGTGAAAAGACCTTGGTGAATCCGCGCAATGCTGCTGCGGGTAGTCTGCGTCAGCTCGATTCCAGGAGCGCGGCCCAGCGTCCGTTGACCATGGTGTGCCATGGTGTGGGTAGGGTGGGGAAGGGGAGAGACGGGGCGGAGCATTGGGAGTTGCCCACACATCACCATGCGGTGATGGAGGCCTTTAGGGAGTGGGGGTTGCGTGTTTCGCCAGAACTTAGCGTGGTCTTGGGGACAGGGGGATGTCTCGCCTACTACCGTGCGATGTTGGAGCGGCGTACGGATCTTGGTTATGACATCGACGGAGTGGTTTTTAAGGTCAATGACCTGGCGTTGCAGCGGCGTTTGGGATTTGTGAGTCGTGCACCGCGTTGGGCGATAGCTCACAAGTTTCCGGCCCAGGAAGAGTTAACGGTTGTTGAGGAGATCGAGGTCCAGGTGGGGCGTACTGGGGCTTTGACGCCGGTGGCGCGGCTCCGCCCGGTGTTCGTGGGGGGGGTGACGGTGACCAACGCCACCCTTCACAACGAGGATGAGATCCACCGCAAGGAAGTACGGGTAGGCGACACCGTGATCGTCCGACGGGCCGGGGATGTGATCCCGGAAGTGGTCGCCGTGGTTCGAGAATATCGCCCCAAGCAGTCGGTACCTTTCGTCTTTCCAACGCATTGCCCAGTGTGTGGCGCCCAGGCGTCACGCCTCGAAGGGGAGGCGGTCGCGCGGTGTAGCGGGGGGTTGTTCTGTCCGGCCCAACGAATTGCGGCGCTACGTCATTTTGCCTCGCGACGTGCCCTAGATATCGAGGGATTGGGGGAGAAGCTCATCGAGCAGTTGGTAGAGAAGGAACTGGTGCATACCGTAGCCGACCTTTATCACCTGACTACCGAGCAGCTCGTTGACCTGGAGCGCATGGGAGAGAAATCTGCGCAGAATTTGGTGGAGGCCCTGGCGCACAGTAAAAATACAACCTTGCCACGCTTTCTCTATGCCCTTGGTATCCGGGAGGTGGGTGAAGCGACGGCAACGGCGTTGGCCCGTCACTTTGGAAATCTAGCGGCGATCATGGCAGCGGATGCCGAGACCCTGCAGCAAGTGTCTGACGTGGGCCCGGTTGTTGCACGGGAGGTGGTGACTTTCTGTGGTCAGGAACACAATCGTGAGGTGATTGAGCGTCTCCAGGCGGTGGGGGTGACGTGGCCCGTGCTACTCGCCGAGGCTACCCCTACCCCGCTGGTGGGCAGGACTTTTGTACTCACTGGGACACTGGCGGCGATGACCCGCGACGAGGCCAAGGCCCGTCTGCAGGCCCTGGGCGCGAAAGTGGCCGGTAGCGTTTCGAGCAAAACCAACTATGTCGTAGCGGGGGAGGAGGCGGGTTCCAAATTGGATAAAGCCCGTGCCCTGGGGGTAACAGTAATGGCTGAGAAAGATCTGTTAGCGTTATTCGAGAATGAGGTGTTGCCATCTTGA
- a CDS encoding hypothetical protein (Evidence 5 : Unknown function), with translation MLNAALNPAVTQVTAVEFDPEVIEMVRCSGITEQLPAEAAHKITIIQGDAYKFVPETRADTLMADIWLPLFGATRDEEVRRMRANTGGSRVYFWGQEMVIADRARRTNFPLTNQAVAQIIAEMALPLICPVEYPDYSDLISQVAAKWLKPE, from the coding sequence ATGCTAAACGCAGCACTCAATCCCGCAGTGACCCAGGTCACGGCGGTTGAATTCGATCCCGAGGTCATCGAAATGGTGCGTTGCTCAGGCATAACCGAACAGCTGCCGGCCGAGGCCGCCCACAAGATTACGATTATTCAGGGCGATGCCTATAAATTCGTACCCGAGACACGGGCCGACACGCTAATGGCCGATATCTGGTTGCCGCTATTCGGTGCTACCCGCGACGAAGAAGTCCGGCGGATGCGCGCCAATACCGGCGGTTCACGGGTCTACTTTTGGGGTCAGGAAATGGTAATCGCCGATCGTGCCCGTCGCACCAATTTTCCGCTGACCAATCAAGCCGTGGCACAAATCATTGCTGAAATGGCCTTGCCATTGATTTGTCCTGTCGAATATCCCGATTATTCTGATCTCATCAGCCAAGTAGCGGCAAAATGGTTAAAGCCGGAGTAG
- a CDS encoding hypothetical protein (Evidence 5 : Unknown function) translates to MVGDEEVSDKVYYRKPKTSPPAPLSLTGEGEIFCLFRPGVKHNNGIILPLSC, encoded by the coding sequence GTGGTGGGTGATGAGGAGGTTTCCGATAAGGTCTATTATCGAAAACCCAAAACCTCACCCCCCGCCCCCCTCTCCTTAACAGGAGAGGGGGAGATTTTTTGCCTGTTCCGTCCAGGAGTTAAGCATAACAACGGAATAATTCTCCCCCTCTCCTGTTAA
- the insA gene encoding IS1 protein InsA, with translation MANRAVLCPCCKCDHVVKRGKTELGKQRYLCLKPECGRKTFILDYTYQGYLPEVKEQIIDMAMNGSGIRDTARVLGISPGTVISKIKETRTLYGTSQSVTTGKTEFR, from the coding sequence ATGGCTAACAGAGCTGTTTTGTGTCCATGCTGTAAATGTGATCATGTCGTTAAACGCGGCAAGACGGAACTTGGAAAACAACGCTATCTCTGCCTGAAGCCGGAATGTGGTAGGAAGACATTCATTTTAGATTATACCTACCAGGGGTATTTGCCAGAAGTCAAGGAGCAGATCATCGACATGGCAATGAACGGCAGCGGGATCCGTGATACTGCGCGGGTATTGGGAATTAGTCCAGGGACGGTTATTAGCAAAATAAAAGAAACAAGAACCCTATATGGAACCAGTCAATCGGTCACTACTGGAAAGACTGAATTCAGATGA
- a CDS encoding hypothetical protein (Evidence 5 : Unknown function) yields the protein MEPVNRSLLERLNSDDILSDIQKVEGAEVDDNVELCRQQGKSTLALACY from the coding sequence ATGGAACCAGTCAATCGGTCACTACTGGAAAGACTGAATTCAGATGACATTCTTTCTGATATTCAGAAAGTTGAAGGTGCTGAAGTGGATGATAATGTGGAGCTATGTCGGCAACAAGGAAAATCAACGCTGGCTTTGGCATGCTATTGA
- the insB gene encoding Insertion element iso-IS1n protein InsB gives MTFFLIFRKLKVLKWMIMWSYVGNKENQRWLWHAIDHATGNVLAYVFGKRKDSVFLSLKELLKPFGISRFYTDDWGAYERNLPVEQQIISKKNTQKIERKHLMLRTRIKRLARKTICFSKLEKMHDIVIGLFINRYEFGVLV, from the coding sequence ATGACATTCTTTCTGATATTCAGAAAGTTGAAGGTGCTGAAGTGGATGATAATGTGGAGCTATGTCGGCAACAAGGAAAATCAACGCTGGCTTTGGCATGCTATTGACCATGCTACGGGAAATGTTCTTGCGTATGTGTTTGGCAAAAGGAAAGATTCGGTATTTTTGTCCTTAAAAGAACTCCTCAAGCCGTTTGGGATTTCTCGATTTTATACTGACGATTGGGGGGCTTATGAACGGAATTTACCAGTCGAACAACAAATCATTAGCAAGAAGAATACTCAAAAAATCGAGAGGAAACATTTAATGTTACGGACACGTATCAAACGGCTTGCCCGGAAAACCATTTGCTTCTCCAAACTTGAGAAAATGCATGATATTGTGATTGGTCTCTTCATAAATCGCTATGAATTTGGCGTCTTAGTCTGA
- the speD gene encoding S-adenosylmethionine decarboxylase proenzyme, which produces MTLDVPIKKKLKLHGFNNLTKTLSFNIYDICYTQTASQCRAYLCYIDEVYNAERLTNILVEVSRIIGANVLNVSHQDYDPQGASVTMLISEEPVTVEPLTMAAAPEEEEPGPLSGASPHASAGSYLDLDLRPETVVAHLDKSHLTVHTYPESHPENGISTFRADIDVSTCGRISPLRALNYLIHTFESDIVTMDYRVRGFTRDVSGKKHFIDHKINSIQNFLATDTKDKYNKVDVNVYQENIFHTKMMVKHFDLNNYLFGAAKEDLPPEERKRIKRRLKREMAEIFYGRNIPKMP; this is translated from the coding sequence GTGACGTTGGACGTGCCGATCAAGAAAAAGCTCAAATTGCATGGTTTTAACAACCTAACCAAGACCTTGAGTTTTAACATTTATGATATTTGTTACACCCAGACAGCTTCTCAGTGTCGGGCCTATTTGTGCTACATCGACGAGGTTTACAACGCGGAACGCTTGACGAATATCCTCGTCGAGGTTTCGCGAATCATTGGGGCCAATGTCCTCAATGTGTCCCACCAGGACTACGATCCTCAGGGGGCGAGCGTGACCATGCTCATTTCCGAGGAGCCCGTCACGGTCGAACCACTAACGATGGCGGCCGCACCTGAAGAGGAAGAGCCGGGTCCGTTGTCGGGTGCCTCGCCCCATGCCTCTGCGGGGTCGTACCTGGACCTGGACTTGCGGCCTGAGACAGTGGTCGCGCATCTCGACAAGAGCCACCTGACCGTTCATACCTACCCAGAGAGCCATCCGGAAAATGGTATCAGCACCTTCCGTGCGGATATCGATGTCTCTACCTGCGGCCGTATCTCCCCGCTACGAGCATTAAATTATTTGATCCACACCTTCGAATCGGATATTGTCACCATGGATTATCGGGTACGTGGTTTCACCAGGGACGTGAGCGGCAAGAAGCACTTCATTGATCACAAGATCAATTCGATCCAGAATTTCTTGGCCACCGACACCAAAGACAAGTACAACAAAGTGGATGTCAACGTCTACCAGGAAAATATTTTCCACACGAAGATGATGGTCAAGCACTTTGACCTCAACAACTACCTGTTCGGAGCTGCCAAAGAGGATCTGCCTCCTGAGGAGCGTAAGCGCATTAAGCGTCGCCTCAAGCGCGAAATGGCTGAGATCTTTTACGGGCGCAACATTCCCAAGATGCCCTGA
- a CDS encoding conserved hypothetical protein (Evidence 4 : Unknown function but conserved in other organisms) — protein MAYSDFTLKKVKESFGLSVQEGASLFAAVTEMAVSSWLQATLARNLPLALAINTEKARSELLIINLLLEARAQLGNRVSLFSGIDFTVDRERGLNGFCDYVLSNSDEQFYLDSPVVMVVEAKNENIISGLGQCVAEMHAAQLYNAQEKKVLSGIYGAVTTGNEWKFLKLDNMTVYIDQDAYYINQVAKIIGILVSMVRAVD, from the coding sequence ATGGCCTACAGCGATTTTACCCTGAAGAAGGTAAAGGAGAGTTTTGGCCTGTCGGTGCAAGAAGGCGCCTCGTTGTTTGCCGCAGTGACGGAGATGGCCGTTAGTTCGTGGTTGCAAGCGACGCTGGCGCGTAATTTACCATTGGCGCTTGCGATCAATACTGAGAAAGCGCGTTCCGAACTATTGATTATTAATCTGCTGCTAGAGGCGCGGGCGCAATTAGGGAATAGAGTGAGTCTGTTCTCTGGTATAGACTTTACGGTAGACCGAGAGCGCGGCTTAAATGGATTTTGCGACTATGTTCTGAGTAATTCAGATGAGCAGTTTTATCTGGATAGTCCAGTGGTTATGGTCGTAGAGGCGAAGAACGAAAACATTATTTCCGGCCTAGGGCAGTGTGTTGCGGAAATGCACGCCGCACAGCTCTATAACGCACAAGAAAAGAAGGTGCTATCTGGTATTTATGGTGCGGTGACGACCGGTAATGAATGGAAATTTTTAAAGTTGGACAATATGACAGTTTACATTGATCAAGATGCCTACTACATCAACCAGGTAGCAAAGATTATTGGAATCTTGGTTAGCATGGTGAGAGCGGTAGATTAA